Part of the Lycium ferocissimum isolate CSIRO_LF1 chromosome 6, AGI_CSIRO_Lferr_CH_V1, whole genome shotgun sequence genome, TGCTCAAGAGTTTATTTAATGGACTATATATTTTAAACATATCACCAAacataagggactattttgtcGTTTTGTCTCATTATTTACAtttaattttctcatttttatgttgtttaatTTGTATTAATTTTGACATTGGTATTGGGGCTTAAGGGCTTTGTAAAGTTTATTCATTTAGAGCTTAATTTGTAGCATAGCTTTTCAATCGATGTATTATTTCGATTGTATGTAATGTGTTTTTCTCAGAAGAAGTTTTGGTTGCCTTACCTGTATAATATTTATGCttctttaattagttaattttcTCCCaactttttaattatatattttccccattgtttttttttttttaaattgtttttgcttttaaaaTCGAACTCAACGTCCATTAGGAGACCTTCAATAAGAAACAATCGATCAAATCAATTAATTGACCTGCTGAACATATATTGACGACTTTAATGGTCAATGCAACGTATTAATCTCTCcccccattttttaaaaaataaaccaaTGTTAAATCtgtatttattaatattaagtTCATAGCTATTGACACAAAGGATAAATAGCTAAATTATTGGTTTCTGTCTTTGCTTCTATTTCTTCTCATCATATCCTTGGAAACTAGACCATGGAAGGGAAATGAAGAGAAACAACAGACCACTAAAAAGGAAtaggaaagaaaaataagaaaaatatagtaGAACCGAGAAACATTCTTCTTCAACCCTCTCTCCAATTTTTTAGGTACAAACGAAAACATTTttagaaaagtatttttgaaagtgacattttctggaaattattttctgaaaagtaactttttttttaggaaaatgacttattttgtgaaagttattttctaggaaaatgttttttagtgtttggttggaaAGTAAAATgtatttccccaaaaaaaatcatttttgaaaatgaCTTGGTGTGTGAAATTATTTTCTAGGAAATGTACTTtttgaaggattttttttagttaaagattgataataatatatcaaatagaatAGTATTTTGATGAAAGTTGAGTAGTGAAGATTGATAATAATGTGTAAATGTTGGTTAGAACAATATTATGAAGATAAAAATTAATATCGTtgtaaaagaaaatgacttccGACCAAGAGTGATATAGTCATTTAATTTTCCCCATTTTTCTTAACAAAAGGCCCCTAATATGACTAAAAATTACACCCAAAGACTTTGAAAATGAAGGTCCTGAACTTTTGACCCCCGCTTGTCTTATCGGTAAAACTTCAAGATCAAAAATTAAAGTGTTGCTTATGAAGCAAAACTCGTTAAACTTGAAATTTTGCTCATGGGGCAAGCATGGTTAAAACTCCAAGACCCCACTTCCAAGGAAatttttataaaggtaaaattaacaaaatgactACCTTTTGGTAGTTTCCTATCATTTATGGCTACCTTTTAAAaattaccatttgtagctatgttttctcaaattaagatattttttcggatgtatttgatgcttataaatacatagtaacacggtaaaaaataaaacatatcccTTGATTTAAGGCCATAATGGTGGGATCAATTAATTAGCtattaattgatattttttaCCATACCCTTCcacaaaatcagattttagattacctttccataaccattttctattccttcatccaatcttcaacattcaaacataaaaaaatcaaaaatttgaaatttgaaaacattcaacagccaatatatttgaagttttcaatattgatttcgttcttgatttacccatgtatttgatagcataaccaaTGTATTTCAAGTTTTCAATCAAACctcatgtattttatattaaatctcatgtatttgtgtgagtaacaatttgcatcacccatgtattttagcggtaatgtatttgaagttttcaatattgatttcgttttgaTTTACACATGTATGTGATAGCAtaaccaatgtatttgaagttaccaatcaaaccccatgtatttttatattaaatctcatgtatttgtgtgagtaacaatttgcatcacacatgtatttgatggattaatttgaacaaaatacacaaatatatagaaaacttacAATGTATTTTCGCCACATTTCTAtgtatttgaaactagatgAATCTGATAATTAGATTTAACcgatggaattaatttgaacaaaatacacaaaaatatagaaaaacttacataaatacaccaccaaccacaacaatttGGTAGctatatcatagaacatacacaaatacatatatttttcatcttctcaaaatCCTAAAAAACCCTagaccaccaaaaaaaaaaccacagCCACAGATCAAATGCAACTCGGTCCAAATTTATGGGCACGATCCATGCCCAAAAGTCTTGGCATTTACAGCTACAACTTGCCCACAATGGGAGATAAGCCCACAACCATAATGAATGATCATTCTAGTTGgaacatcattcacataaaaagaaaatggaaaggtTAATTGTCTTCTTATATTTAATTTGTCCACAAAGCTTCAAATCATGGAgaccaaaaaaaatttgagagagGGGCGACCGCCATccgtggtggtggtggttgatagAAGGAGAGAGATAATTTTTTAGGGatttgagaaataaaaaaaatcaaatgggAAAGTGAGTGAGAATAGAGAAAGtcaaaatttatgaaaaaggagagagaatggtaatgtatattaagtgattaatattgttaccattaaaaggggatatgggattgggggtgctaaattttaggtgtatttgtgcACCAGTAACTGAAAGTTACTGTGTAGCTATATTAGTTAAATtcaaaaagtatttagttattattagtaattaaaacaaaagaTAGTTAATATCACTAATTATGTACTAAAAGTAGCTATAACACgtaattttcccttttataAATCACACATATTTGACTATGGTTCAAAGAACCTATTAGGCTATTACTATCATAATTGTATATGATTTCAAGACTAGCCTCTAGTCTCTTTATAGTGAACCAAAACTTCATTACCAGAGTACCATTCTCTAGCATGGTCCAACTTTTTGCTTGCAAGAATGTTGACCATAAAGCCCAACTTCTTAGAATTGAACAAATGTGCCAAACTGCAGCTAAAATAGACCAAACTCAAAGATTCTCTGCAGGATTCGACCCAATCTCGTGTGAGTTATATATTTGACCGTAACCACTTGCATCATAATTAAGGTGTAATTTAAACGTATCAAATACATTTTATCGTTAGCATGCTCCTTCACGTGTGGACTTGATACCTTATCATGATCAAgcatgtgatttttttttattttttttgtgtattatggatggtagTGAGATTTCAACGTATATATGACACTCCGTTATCATTCTAAAATGTATGATAATCTCACATAAAAGCTTAGCTATCAAAAAAAACACACTGTTATTCACGTAATTATATCTTTGACAAATTTATCTAAATTTTTCTATACCTTGCTCGAGTAAGGAATAAAGTAAAAGGTGGAGATTATTATGATTGGACTCATGTCATTTTATTATCTGTAAAATCATACTTTGATGATCTGTAGCAATCATTGTGAAGTGTACATAATATGGTACCTTCAGAAGCAATTTATAAGCAAAAAGCATCAGTCATATATCTTGTTAATCAACCTATAAAAATTGAGTCCAAGGACATTTTTATAAATCAAACATATTTGACTATGGTCCAAACAAACCTATAACTGTCAATACATAATTGTATATGATTTCAAGACTAGTCTCTTTATAGTTAACCAAACTTCATTAAACCATTCTCTAGCATAGTCCAACTTTTGCTTGCAGGAATGTTGACCCTAAAGTCCAACTTCTCAGAAGTGAACAAATGTGTCAAACTGCAGCTAAAGTAGACCAAACTCAAAGGCAAAGCTTTTCAAGCAAAGCCATCTCACCATTCCTTCCATATATGTTACCATTTCAAATCATTGAAAATGGTTATAAAAGGAAAAACCAAGCATACAATTCAAGCCAACGAAACTCGATTACTTAAATAGTTCTGTTTCATAAAAAGTAAACAAAGACAAACCCTATAAAATAAGGCCAAAAACTTCAGCATCATATCTACtgtatctattttttttaatttttctttctaaaaaaaCTCATTCTCTACCCATTTTGTTGTGGGCTGTGCTAGCTTCTCTGTGCCGGGACATAATTTAGACATATAACAAAGTAAGGTGGGTGATTTAACTTACAACCCTCTACATGAGAGGGGAAGCATCAAGCCAAGTTGAAATCTGCCAACAGTTTCTTGAAATCCAGGGACTGCACGTCGTTGCAGAGATCTGCAATTATTTTCTTGAGATCCAGGGACTGCAAGTCATTGCAGCGATCTGCCAACAGTTTCTTGAGATCATCCAGGGACTGCAGGTCCTTGCAGACAAAAGCAGCACCCACAGCCATTATGAGACCGATAAGGAGGAGAGCCTTCATGCATCCGTTGCCATGGGATAAGCGTCCAAGTAAAATCTTGCAGTACTTCTGCACTTCCTTCAAGGACGCTTGACGGGCAGCATCATCCACACTGGCCAATGCCTTCTCACTCtacattatcataaatataaacAAATCAGCTGAGTTAACTACAGCTTACTATATATGATGGATTGATGAGTTTCTTTACATCATTCAATTATAAGGTTTCCATCAGACTACTTGTTTCCTTTCTTGGGAGGACCATTCTTTATTCTCCTTCATTGTTTAGTTGACTAATCAAGAAAGTTTAATACAAGGACTCTCATGTGTCATATTTCATGCCAAAGACACCATGGAAATGACACAATATCAATATAAATGTGGAAAGAACACAATGATATCTGGCCTCGTATgctccttttaaaaaaaaaaaaaaaaaaaaaatccaaaagggAAATTGAAAGCCATAATTACCTGAAAACAGTCTTTAGATACAAGAGTAACTAAATACTTCTAAAACTTTCACCACCCTACTCTATATAGATAGTCTTCATATTTTGTAATATCACTCTGGTATGTTCAACTACAAAAAGATTAACATACCTTAAGCCTGAGACTGTTTAAGGTCACCTTCAACTGATCAAGACCAGGCCCCTTAGCAGAATGTGCCTTGAACTCTGTAGACAACTTCTTTATTAATATTAGACTTGCTTCTACATTGTCCAGATAAATGTTGTCCTGTTAAAATCACAAGGGGCAGATGCAAGAGCAAGGCATTAgatatttaaagaaaaaagggaagagTTTGGAATCACTAGATCAACACAGAAAATATCAAGAACTAAGACTTCTTACCCACAGCTTATAACAGTCAGGGTTCTGAGTCAAACACCAAATGGATAGCTCAGTAGCTTCCTCTGATAGAGCAGggacacctataaaacatgtaataatGAGGATTACATACTGTATAAGAAACCGCTGACAAATCTGAAACAAGCAAAGGAGCTGCAAAGCCAACATATAGTCAAAACTTCTTGCTTTACCTGCCGCAATGACTTTAATAGCAAAAGGCATTATCTGCTGGGTTAACTGCTTCATTGCTTTGCTCCCAGGGGCAGCAACAAGAGCTACCTCTTTCAGTGTGGGATAGACAGCTTCAAACCTTTCAGTGGCCTGAATATAACAAGCATCACAAACTACTCCgacacaaaaaatatattttttgatgcagaaaacattttttttttttttttgagactgGTAACATATGCTGAAAACATTTATTTACAGCAACTTATAGAATATTGAGGCAATAAAGCATAATGACTGCAGTAATAATCACCTTAATACGAGCAGAAGGTGCTGGGAAGGTGATCCTCATCAAAACCTCAAGAGCTGATGGAGGCACAACGCGTTCTCCCTTTCTTACTGCACCATTCGTGAGTATAGCACGGGCTTTTGGCCAGGATACAATTCTGAAAGAACAAGGAATCCACATTACCACTAGAAGAACTGATAAAAGACCTTTCCAAAAAGCTTAAGCAAAGTATAAATACGTACCTCTCAGCCAACTGTAAGATTAAGTCTCTCGACTGTGGATTACTGTTCGATTTACTGCTTAACATTGGTAAAAGAAAATGTACCCACATGAACAATCCCACAATCAAATCACCTTGGCAAGCCTATAGGAAATGAGACAAGTTAGCACAGGAGATAACAATAAGTGAAGGAGCAATGAAATGATAGATGATGGCAATATCCCAAAGGTTATCTATAAATGAGATCACACCaatgaatgatgatttttaCCTGAGTGATCGCCCAAATCATGACTGGAAGCTTATCTTGTCCTTGGTATTTCCCATTTTCAGTCATTATTGGTAAGAGACTAATCAAAACATCAGGTTTCCGTCGCAATACCATTGCTAGAACCACAAACATGGCGACCTGCAGTTCAATGACATATATCAACTATGATCTGAAAAGGCTGAAGTACACAATGATCAAGGTAAACATTCTGAAATTTTTGGGCTGATATCAATTTGAGAGCTAATAAGACGTTGTAATGCAGAACATGTGGACAAGCAAAGTAAATGCACAGTTTACAATGTGCTGCAATTAACATAATTGATCCAAATTTCTTAAAAGAATGGATCAGACTATTATTCTAGCTGAAAAGATAAAATTTACAGCTGCAGGACAACCCAGACCATTTATATTAAAGAACATATCACGTGATATAGCACAACCAGTCCATGATGCTATAAATGTATAGATATGAAAGGGAAAAAACTCTAAACTCCAAAGTTTTTGAACTAATATTACGAAGGCGAGAGGGAAACTGAGGCTTTCGCAAACCCCCCACCCTCCCGGGACAATGTCTACGTAGGCAGCAGCTTGCTatgttttaataaaatatttccaCTGTAAAATTACGTCTGTCGAGAAGTAGAAAAGCAATTGGAAGAAACAAACAACTTCAGCAGAAAGTCAGAAAATCATTAGTTAAATGAAACAAGCACGAAAGGATATATGCATAACCATTGAATCATTgatattccataatataattaatCCATAGTTCAATAACATTCTAATCCTGCAAATGACACGCCATCAGCAGCATAAAGAAGGAAATTCATACAGAGATCTTTCTTTGTCTAGAACTTGAACTATTCTAGAGGTTCCTCTTtagttagaattttttttttttttaataagtacAAAGCTTTTAGTTAGATAAGACATCCACTAACTATAATCACATTTATTCTGGATAGATTCTCATTAAACCTGCTAACACCCTATAGCTTCAAATCCAATCTGAATGCAGATTGCCATGGAGAAACACACCTCAGTATACAAAAAACTTGTTACGGAAGTTTGTTAATAAATTTGAGTTCTTAACATTATTAATACAACTGTTATACTTGTCCTAGAAAGAGATATTCAGAATCATCATAACTTTTGATGTTGTGTATTTTATTACCCTAGAATCACTTTAG contains:
- the LOC132058937 gene encoding uncharacterized protein LOC132058937 translates to MEEYDDSMLIEADQGWQTVSYHKKNKKQQQSGKLTEDQEEFNAVNSGDVFRSIEQHAEERRKRIVESKRLYEEGESNAVTNDNGDENDSDAAENNAGVVEKKKSKPKKVKKPKVTVAEAAAKIDNSDLAVFLVDISASFEKQEDIQLMRFADYFGRAFAKVSSSQFPWMKILRESSVEKMVDIPLSQIAEDVYKTSVDWLNQRSFDALGSFVLWSLDSILADLVQHQGAPKGSKKVVQQVTSKSQVAMFVVLAMVLRRKPDVLISLLPIMTENGKYQGQDKLPVMIWAITQACQGDLIVGLFMWVHFLLPMLSSKSNSNPQSRDLILQLAERIVSWPKARAILTNGAVRKGERVVPPSALEVLMRITFPAPSARIKATERFEAVYPTLKEVALVAAPGSKAMKQLTQQIMPFAIKVIAAGVPALSEEATELSIWCLTQNPDCYKLWDNIYLDNVEASLILIKKLSTEFKAHSAKGPGLDQLKVTLNSLRLKSEKALASVDDAARQASLKEVQKYCKILLGRLSHGNGCMKALLLIGLIMAVGAAFVCKDLQSLDDLKKLLADRCNDLQSLDLKKIIADLCNDVQSLDFKKLLADFNLA